The genomic stretch CTAAAACTGCCACAATTGATTTTAACTTCATAATGTACAACCTGCTAATTACTACATTACAGTATACAAAggtgtgtatgtatttaaacaGAATAACATTTTATCTATTAGTAGGTGTTTTAACGAGAATCTTCCTGTGAAAAGTtctcaatttttatttcatttgattaGTCTGTTTACAGTCGTAGACCCGCTCTGATCCACCCATCTTCGAGTACGGCAGAGTGACGTAATTTGGCCTATTGCGCGCCTGTATAATAATTACCTACTGCCTTGGAACCACGCGATAAAACATTAGCTGACCAAGTTTGTCTTTACTCACTGTATGCTGAATGTGAATAATGTCGGTTTTAATGTTACTGTCTCTAGTAAATCGTGATACCTACGCAAATTAAGCGTAATAGCATTAGCgtatttatttgttagtttAAGTTACGATTCGGTTTTATAGTTGTATATATACATTGTTCGTTtaactaattattaattatcttgtattataataaatttgagattaatttttgtttgaattaaaGGTGCGAAAAAATGCCTTGAAATTAAGCTGCGTGTGTAAATTTTTGATAATAGGTAGCGTATGTACCTATAATCAATAATCAAATAGGGTGTGTGATATGTATCAATctgtaaaaaaactaaattttggtTTGTACTTTGTagctagttaaataaatatacattacaaGCGTTGAAAGGACAATTAATTGAAAACATGATTCTAGTACTACATATCGGCAATTTCGTAAAGAACATAGCTtagatatttatatacatattaataatttcaagtataGGCATTAATTTGTTGTCGCGGATCCTGtcctattaaaatttaatagttcATAATATGTAACGGTGGGTTTATTTTCATTCGATTATTTTAGTTACAATCAATTagcaaaatagttttatttttacaagaTAGATACAGCTTATTTTGCGTATGGGTTCTGTTTACCGGATAGTATAATGCAATTTCATAGAAAGAGGCTctagaataataatttactcGATCTTAAATAGTTGAACAAGTCTATCAACAAAAAACACTACTCCACGATTTTTCTCTACGATTGAAAcctgttattttttaatttgatttcaaaTCATGGCGCCCATATATACGTCAAAAGCAGATGGGtttaagttatattattattttattttaatcttaccTTCAAATACCTCCATGTCGGTTTCGCCGAAGGAttacaaagttttttatttaatggttTCTATGACGACGCATGACAGCCGAAATATCATAGTATGGTTGATTCAAAGATTAAACACTACTCTGCAAGGTTGATTTTTGATTGGATGTCCAGTTGACACGGAGCACAGTCAAACTCAAGGTCAGTATTGTTCCGTTCCTCATAGCTCATTTTACTTTTGAAAAACTCAAACAATACTCGACTGTAAATCTATTATAagctaataatatatatagttttttcttaaatatataCTTTCGGTAGTTTTTACACATCAGCATTATAATATTCCAATGGCTTgtttgaaaatttgttaaatttgcACAAGCAATCTTAAAATTGTAGTTAGTTACGTCAAATGCAAACATCTGTTACATTTCACAATGTTCTCGATTACGAAAATTCGTTTAGGTATATTAGCTCTGTGGCGAGATCACactcttaaatattaagtgttttATCTATGAGTATACTGACGTAAGAGTATTCCACGAATAGAGTTGGTGCACGTGTAAGTATCACACACTAGAAAACACTGTTAAAACAGAGTCGGTCGGTAGGTACTAATTGAACCGAGTAACAGACTAATTTTCATGTCACCAAATGGAATGCTCGATTCGTtttcattgatattttaacAGGTCTTCTTCAATATCATGCAAAGGAAAATCATAGACCTTTAAGGTACACCGTTTACTAAAAATAAACGGCTAATACACATTGCTTAACCGATTGCGTTGAAACTTTATACAGTTGTTGTTAACAAAAAAGCCATCAATTTCATAAGGGTCGAACCAAAGAAATGTGAATTATTTCGTCAAGAGAGCGTCATTTATGTTTCGAAGCACTAAACATGAGCGTCGCCACCCATCCTTGGTAAGCTCTTTATATCAGGCGGATTATGGGCACGTTTACCTATCTAtggattaataataaaattaaaaagtatgtaATTCAGgggatatttttattgcttgatctTAATTCTATTGAGTTTGTACTGTGGATTATATAGATTAAACACTAAAATATCacactgtttatttttattagcaaGGATAGTCTATGATAGTGCGTGTCAGACAGTCTGTCAGAACTGGTCAGAACAAAAAGGAGATTAAAAACTTTATCATTTTGTCGTTTGTTTAGTTAACTTCACAAGAAAACTCGTAATCTTTCTTTCAAATtactgtaaataatataaacgtTATAAATAATCATGGGTCTAACAATATCAAGTGTATTTACTAGATTGTTCGGCAAAAAACAAATGCGTATTCTTATGGGTTAGTAACGTGACAGCTCATCTTGTTGACTGCATACTTATTTCTTTTGTTATCTTTAAATAATGTCGTGGTGTAAGATTAAATCGTGAATAATTTGTCTTTATTTTCAGTTGGTTTAGATGCTGCCGGAAAAACTACCATactttacaaattaaaactcggTGAAATCGTGACTACGATACCGACAATCGGTTTCAATGTGGAAACAGTTGAGTACAAAAATATTAGTTTCACCGTGTGGGACGTTGGCGGCCAAGACAAAATCAGGCCTCTTTGGCGTCATTATTACCAGAACACTCAAGGCTTGATATTTGTTGTAGATTCTAGTGACAGAAAAAGAATAGCAGAAGCCGAAAATGAGTTGGCTAATAtggtaagttttatttaaacaggaacAGAAA from Bombyx mori chromosome 3, ASM3026992v2 encodes the following:
- the LOC101746919 gene encoding ADP-ribosylation factor 2, producing MGLTISSVFTRLFGKKQMRILMVGLDAAGKTTILYKLKLGEIVTTIPTIGFNVETVEYKNISFTVWDVGGQDKIRPLWRHYYQNTQGLIFVVDSSDRKRIAEAENELANMLKEDELRDAVILVFANKQDMPNAMTAAELTNALNLGNLRNRRWYIQATCATQGQGLYEGLDWLSNELAKK